In a genomic window of Streptomyces pristinaespiralis:
- a CDS encoding enolase C-terminal domain-like protein, with the protein MSQSVTEFEVHDIRFPTSQQLDGSDAMNPDPDYSAAYLVLRTDDGAEGHGFCFTIGRGNDIVAAAIEALRPYVVGRPAPTGAADLAALHHDLTHDSQLRWLGPEKGVIHMAAGAVVNAAWDMAATRAGRPVWEFLASMTPEELVSLVDFRYLTDALTREEALAVLRAAEPGRAERTALLKEQGYPAYTTSPGWLGYGDEKLVRLAKEAVAGGFGQIKLKVGLDLEDDIRRMELARAAVGPSVRIAVDANQRWDVAEAVRWMTALAPYEPHWIEEPTSPDDVLGLAAVRAGQPVKVATGEHVANRVVFKQLLQARAVDFVQIDAARVAGVNENIAILLLAAKYGVPVCPHAGGVGLCELVQHLAMFDFVAVSGSWDDRVIEYVDHLHEHFADPVVIVGGRYAAPSAPGFSARMLPGSIAAHSCTDGPVRQVRHTVEEARS; encoded by the coding sequence ATGAGCCAGAGCGTCACGGAGTTCGAGGTCCACGACATCCGCTTCCCCACGTCGCAGCAGCTCGACGGCTCCGACGCCATGAACCCGGACCCGGACTACTCCGCCGCCTACCTCGTGCTGCGCACCGACGACGGGGCCGAAGGCCACGGCTTCTGCTTCACCATCGGCCGAGGCAACGACATCGTCGCCGCCGCGATCGAGGCGCTGCGACCCTACGTCGTCGGCCGTCCCGCCCCCACCGGCGCCGCCGATCTCGCCGCCCTTCACCACGACCTCACCCATGACTCGCAACTGCGCTGGCTCGGCCCGGAGAAGGGCGTCATCCACATGGCGGCCGGCGCCGTCGTCAACGCGGCGTGGGACATGGCGGCCACCCGGGCAGGCAGGCCGGTGTGGGAGTTCCTGGCCTCCATGACCCCGGAGGAGCTCGTCTCACTGGTCGACTTCCGGTATCTGACGGACGCGCTGACCAGGGAGGAGGCCCTCGCCGTCCTGCGTGCTGCGGAACCGGGCAGAGCGGAGCGGACCGCGCTGCTCAAGGAACAGGGGTACCCCGCCTACACCACCTCGCCCGGGTGGCTCGGCTACGGGGACGAGAAGCTCGTCCGGCTCGCCAAGGAGGCCGTCGCCGGTGGATTCGGACAGATCAAGCTGAAGGTCGGACTGGACCTCGAGGACGACATCCGGCGGATGGAACTCGCCCGCGCCGCCGTCGGCCCCTCCGTACGGATCGCCGTCGACGCCAACCAGCGCTGGGACGTCGCCGAGGCCGTGCGCTGGATGACCGCCCTGGCGCCGTACGAACCGCACTGGATCGAAGAACCCACCAGCCCCGACGACGTGCTCGGCCTCGCCGCCGTGCGTGCCGGCCAGCCCGTGAAGGTCGCCACCGGCGAACACGTCGCCAACCGGGTCGTCTTCAAGCAGCTCCTCCAGGCCCGGGCCGTCGACTTCGTCCAGATCGATGCCGCACGGGTCGCCGGGGTGAATGAGAACATCGCGATCCTGCTGCTCGCCGCGAAGTACGGCGTCCCCGTCTGCCCGCACGCCGGCGGCGTCGGACTGTGCGAACTCGTCCAGCACCTCGCCATGTTCGACTTCGTCGCCGTCTCCGGCAGCTGGGACGACCGCGTCATCGAGTACGTGGACCACCTCCACGAACACTTCGCGGACCCGGTCGTGATCGTGGGCGGCCGTTACGCGGCGCCGAGCGCCCCGGGCTTCTCGGCCCGGATGCTCCCCGGCTCGATCGCCGCCCACAGCTGTACGGACGGGCCCGTCAGACAGGTCCGTCACACCGTCGAGGAGGCCCGTTCATGA
- a CDS encoding SDR family NAD(P)-dependent oxidoreductase has translation MTGARDFEGMAALVTGGASGIGAAVAALLLARGARVAVLDRDTGGAPAGTLALRADVTDDAAVACAVDAAAAEFGALHTVVSNAGVGAVGTVADNDDDEWRRALDTNVIGMVRVARHALPHLRRTATTGPPGSVSVTHTCSIAATAGLPQRALYSASKGAVLSLTLAMAADHVREGIRVNCVNPGTADTPWVTRLLERAEDPAAERAALEARQPTGRLVLADEVAAAVAYLASPAAAAVTGTALAVDGGMQGLRVRAPR, from the coding sequence ATGACCGGAGCAAGGGACTTCGAGGGCATGGCGGCGCTCGTCACCGGCGGCGCCTCGGGCATCGGGGCCGCCGTCGCCGCGCTGCTCCTCGCGCGCGGGGCACGCGTCGCCGTCCTGGACCGCGACACCGGGGGAGCGCCGGCGGGCACGCTCGCCCTCCGGGCCGACGTCACCGACGACGCCGCCGTGGCCTGCGCGGTGGACGCGGCCGCCGCCGAGTTCGGGGCGCTGCACACCGTGGTGTCCAACGCGGGCGTCGGCGCGGTCGGCACCGTGGCCGACAACGACGACGACGAATGGCGGCGCGCCCTCGACACCAACGTCATCGGCATGGTCCGGGTCGCCCGTCACGCCCTGCCGCATCTGCGCCGGACGGCGACGACCGGGCCGCCCGGATCCGTCTCCGTCACCCACACCTGCTCCATCGCCGCCACGGCCGGCCTGCCGCAGCGCGCCCTCTACAGCGCGAGCAAGGGCGCGGTCCTCTCGCTCACCCTCGCGATGGCGGCCGACCACGTCCGCGAGGGCATCCGCGTCAACTGTGTCAACCCCGGCACCGCGGACACCCCGTGGGTCACCCGCCTGCTGGAACGCGCGGAGGACCCGGCCGCCGAGCGGGCCGCCCTCGAGGCCCGCCAGCCGACGGGGCGGCTCGTCCTGGCCGACGAGGTGGCGGCGGCGGTCGCGTACCTCGCGAGCCCGGCGGCCGCGGCGGTGACGGGGACCGCGCTGGCGGTCGACGGCGGCATGCAGGGCCTGCGCGTACGCGCGCCGCGGTAG
- a CDS encoding FadR/GntR family transcriptional regulator — translation MAVTDEAIEKIKAMIVSGALRPGDRLPKESELAAELGLSRNSLREAVRALSLIRILDVRQGDGTYVTSLDPQLLLEALSFVVDFHRDDTVLEFLAVRRILEPAATAMAASRIPEAELDALTAELDALGTDPSVEELVAADLDFHRRIVGAAGNSVLSSLLDGLSGPTTRARVWRGLTQEDAVSRTLHEHRAILSALRDRDGEAARAWATVHVASVEQWLRATL, via the coding sequence ATGGCCGTGACCGACGAGGCCATCGAGAAGATCAAGGCAATGATCGTCTCCGGCGCGCTCCGCCCCGGCGACCGGCTGCCCAAGGAGAGCGAACTCGCCGCCGAACTGGGCCTGTCGCGCAACTCGCTGCGCGAGGCGGTGCGGGCACTGTCCCTGATCCGCATCCTCGACGTACGGCAGGGCGACGGCACCTACGTCACCAGCCTCGACCCGCAACTGCTCCTCGAGGCGCTGAGTTTCGTCGTCGACTTCCACCGGGACGACACGGTGCTGGAGTTCCTCGCGGTACGCCGCATCCTGGAGCCGGCGGCCACGGCGATGGCGGCGAGCCGCATTCCCGAGGCGGAACTGGACGCGCTGACCGCTGAGCTCGACGCGCTGGGGACCGACCCGTCGGTCGAGGAACTCGTCGCGGCGGACCTCGACTTCCACCGTCGCATCGTCGGGGCGGCGGGCAACTCGGTGCTCTCCTCCCTCTTGGACGGCCTCTCTGGTCCCACGACCCGGGCCCGCGTCTGGCGCGGCCTCACCCAGGAGGACGCGGTCAGCCGCACCCTCCACGAACACCGCGCGATCCTGTCGGCGCTGCGGGACCGCGACGGGGAGGCGGCGCGGGCGTGGGCGACGGTGCATGTGGCGAGCGTGGAGCAGTGGCTCCGCGCGACGCTGTAA
- a CDS encoding glycerol-3-phosphate dehydrogenase/oxidase → MTTLQSVPTPGAHPASGSAVSSLKAAGRAETREQLSKATYDLLVIGGGILGISTAWHAAQSGLRVALVDAGDFAGATSSASSKLLHGGLRYLQTGAVKLVAENHFERRAVSRQVAPHLANPLTFYLPVYKGGPHGAAKLGAGVFAYSALSAFGDGVGHVISAAKAQRDVPELRTENLKAVAVYGDDQMNDSRMALMTVRAAAESGATVLNHAEVTGLRFTRGRVTGAELKDRTDGTEFGVTARLVLNATGPWVDHLRRMEDPEAAPSIRLSKGAHLVLKRTSPWRAALATPIDKYRITFALPWEDMLLLGTTDEEYEGDPADVAVNDKDVTQILDEAAFSIRDQQLSRDLITYSFAGLRVLPGGPGDTSKAKRETVVTEGRGGMLSVAGGKWTTFRHIGRTVMNKLATLPGRPLAEDMEPIAHLPKKLPLPGIANPNAVAHRLLVDGGMPGPRMAADTARHLATHYGSLAFDIARLADDDPALAERIHPDAPEIWAQVVYARDHEWAETADDVLRRRTTLTIRGLATDDVRGKVEDVLRAR, encoded by the coding sequence ATGACCACCCTGCAGAGCGTCCCCACCCCCGGGGCGCACCCGGCCTCCGGCTCGGCTGTCTCTTCCCTCAAAGCAGCGGGCCGCGCCGAGACACGGGAGCAGCTTTCCAAGGCGACGTACGACCTCCTGGTGATCGGCGGCGGCATCCTGGGCATCTCCACCGCCTGGCATGCGGCGCAGTCCGGGCTGCGGGTGGCCCTGGTGGACGCCGGCGACTTCGCCGGCGCCACCTCCTCCGCCTCCTCCAAGCTGCTCCACGGCGGCCTGCGCTACCTGCAGACCGGCGCGGTGAAGCTGGTCGCGGAGAACCACTTCGAGCGGCGCGCGGTCTCCCGTCAGGTGGCCCCCCATCTGGCCAACCCGCTCACGTTCTACCTGCCCGTCTACAAGGGCGGCCCGCACGGCGCGGCGAAGCTCGGCGCGGGCGTCTTCGCCTACTCCGCGCTCTCCGCGTTCGGTGACGGCGTCGGCCACGTCATATCGGCGGCGAAGGCGCAGCGGGACGTGCCGGAGCTGCGTACGGAGAACCTGAAGGCCGTCGCCGTCTACGGCGACGACCAGATGAACGACTCCCGCATGGCGCTCATGACGGTCCGCGCGGCCGCCGAGTCGGGCGCCACCGTCCTCAACCACGCCGAGGTCACCGGACTCCGCTTCACCCGGGGCCGGGTCACCGGCGCGGAGCTGAAGGACCGCACCGACGGCACCGAGTTCGGCGTCACCGCGCGGCTGGTGCTGAACGCCACCGGGCCGTGGGTCGACCACCTGCGCCGGATGGAGGACCCGGAAGCGGCCCCCTCCATCCGCCTCTCCAAGGGCGCGCACCTGGTGCTGAAGCGCACCTCCCCGTGGCGCGCGGCGCTCGCCACCCCGATCGACAAGTACCGCATCACGTTCGCCCTCCCGTGGGAGGACATGCTGCTGCTCGGCACCACCGACGAGGAGTACGAGGGCGACCCGGCCGACGTCGCCGTCAACGACAAGGACGTCACGCAGATCCTGGACGAGGCCGCGTTCTCCATCCGCGACCAGCAGCTGTCCCGCGACCTGATCACCTACTCGTTCGCCGGTCTGCGCGTCCTGCCGGGCGGCCCCGGAGACACCTCCAAGGCCAAGCGGGAGACGGTCGTCACCGAGGGGCGCGGCGGGATGCTGTCGGTGGCCGGCGGCAAGTGGACGACGTTCCGCCACATCGGCCGCACGGTGATGAACAAGCTGGCGACCCTGCCGGGCCGGCCGCTCGCCGAGGACATGGAGCCGATCGCGCACCTGCCGAAGAAGCTGCCGCTGCCCGGCATCGCCAACCCCAACGCGGTCGCCCACCGGCTCCTGGTCGACGGCGGGATGCCCGGCCCGCGGATGGCCGCCGACACGGCCCGGCACCTCGCCACCCACTACGGGTCGCTGGCGTTCGACATCGCCCGCCTGGCCGACGACGACCCGGCGCTGGCCGAGCGCATCCACCCGGACGCGCCGGAGATCTGGGCCCAGGTCGTGTACGCGCGCGACCACGAGTGGGCCGAGACGGCGGACGACGTGCTGCGCCGCCGTACCACTCTGACGATCCGGGGCCTGGCGACGGACGACGTCCGCGGCAAGGTCGAGGACGTGCTGCGCGCCCGGTGA